In one Rutidosis leptorrhynchoides isolate AG116_Rl617_1_P2 chromosome 8, CSIRO_AGI_Rlap_v1, whole genome shotgun sequence genomic region, the following are encoded:
- the LOC139861221 gene encoding agamous-like MADS-box protein MADS2 isoform X2 has product MGRGRVELKRIENKINRQVTFAKRRNGLLKKAYELSVLCDAEVALIIFSSRGKLYEFCSTSNMVKMLERYQNCTYGSMEIDRSTNNAEETSYKEYMKLKAKYESLQQYQRKVSGEDLESLSLKELEQLERQLDSTLKQIRSIRTQSMLDQLSELQAKERMWLEANKDLQNKLEEAYAENQAGPSWAAAENYCSYEQQHQQQQHSQSYQDFFQPLDCNDNSHVGYNRIGSAQLTASTSGQNMNGVIPGWML; this is encoded by the exons ATGGGTAGGGGAAGAGTAGAACTGAAGAGGATAGAAAATAAGATAAACAGACAGGTGACTTTTGCTAAAAGAAGAAATGGGCTTTTGAAGAAAGCTTATGAGCTTTCTGTTCTGTGTGATGCTGAAGTGGCTTTAATCATCTTCTCAAGCCGTGGCAAGCTTTATGAGTTCTGTAGCACCTCCAA CATGGTGAAGATGCTTGAAAGGTACCAGAATTGCACTTACGGTTCAATGGAAATCGACAGATCAACAAACAACGCAGAG GAAACCAGCTACAAGGAGTATATGAAGCTGAAAGCCAAATACGAATCTCTACAACAGTACCAAAG GAAAGTATCAGGGGAGGACTTGGAATCACTAAGTCTCAAGGAACTTGAACAACTAGAGCGACAACTAGACTCTACCTTGAAGCAAATTCGGTCCATAAGG ACGCAGTCAATGTTGGATCAGCTTTCTGAACTTCAAGCTaag GAAAGGATGTGGCTTGAAGCTAACAAAGATTTGCAGAATAAG CTGGAGGAAGCGTATGCAGAAAATCAAGCAGGACCATCATGGGCAGCAGCAGAAAACTATTGTTCAtatgaacaacaacatcaacaacaacagcaTTCGCAATCTTATCAAGATTTCTTTCAGCCTTTAGATTGCAACGACAATTCACACGTTGG GTATAACAGAATTGGTTCAGCCCAGTTAACGGCTTCAACAAGTGGGCAGAATATGAATGGAGTAATCCCTGGATGGATGCTTTGA
- the LOC139861221 gene encoding agamous-like MADS-box protein MADS2 isoform X1, whose product MGRGRVELKRIENKINRQVTFAKRRNGLLKKAYELSVLCDAEVALIIFSSRGKLYEFCSTSNMVKMLERYQNCTYGSMEIDRSTNNAEETSYKEYMKLKAKYESLQQYQRKVSGEDLESLSLKELEQLERQLDSTLKQIRSIRTQSMLDQLSELQAKERMWLEANKDLQNKQLEEAYAENQAGPSWAAAENYCSYEQQHQQQQHSQSYQDFFQPLDCNDNSHVGYNRIGSAQLTASTSGQNMNGVIPGWML is encoded by the exons ATGGGTAGGGGAAGAGTAGAACTGAAGAGGATAGAAAATAAGATAAACAGACAGGTGACTTTTGCTAAAAGAAGAAATGGGCTTTTGAAGAAAGCTTATGAGCTTTCTGTTCTGTGTGATGCTGAAGTGGCTTTAATCATCTTCTCAAGCCGTGGCAAGCTTTATGAGTTCTGTAGCACCTCCAA CATGGTGAAGATGCTTGAAAGGTACCAGAATTGCACTTACGGTTCAATGGAAATCGACAGATCAACAAACAACGCAGAG GAAACCAGCTACAAGGAGTATATGAAGCTGAAAGCCAAATACGAATCTCTACAACAGTACCAAAG GAAAGTATCAGGGGAGGACTTGGAATCACTAAGTCTCAAGGAACTTGAACAACTAGAGCGACAACTAGACTCTACCTTGAAGCAAATTCGGTCCATAAGG ACGCAGTCAATGTTGGATCAGCTTTCTGAACTTCAAGCTaag GAAAGGATGTGGCTTGAAGCTAACAAAGATTTGCAGAATAAG CAGCTGGAGGAAGCGTATGCAGAAAATCAAGCAGGACCATCATGGGCAGCAGCAGAAAACTATTGTTCAtatgaacaacaacatcaacaacaacagcaTTCGCAATCTTATCAAGATTTCTTTCAGCCTTTAGATTGCAACGACAATTCACACGTTGG GTATAACAGAATTGGTTCAGCCCAGTTAACGGCTTCAACAAGTGGGCAGAATATGAATGGAGTAATCCCTGGATGGATGCTTTGA